Sequence from the Microbacterium sp. AZCO genome:
CACGAGATGGAGATCGCGCTCGGCGAGATCAGAAGGATGATGGATGCCGCGCACGGCGGCAACCTCCTGCCGTGGGTCGTCGACAGGTCGCTGCGTCACCTGCTGACCGACCTCACCGGCAACACCCACCGCGCCGAGTTCTGCGTCGACAAGCTCTACAGCCCCGACTCGAGCCGCGGGCGGCTGGGCCTGCTCGAGCTGCGCGGCTTCGAGATGCCGCCGCATCCCGAACTCGCCCTCGTGCAGGCGCTCCTCGTGCGCGGGCTCATCGCGATGTTCTGGGAGAAGCCGCTCGTCGCCCCGCTCATCCGCTGGGGCACGCGCCTGCACGAGGACTTCCTGCTGCCCGAGGGTGCGATCCGCGACATCCGCGAGGTGGTCGCCGACCTGCGCGCGCACGGCATCGCCTTCGAGGAGACGTGGCTCGACCCGTTCACCGAGTTCCGGTTCCCGCGGATCGGCGCGACGCGCATCGCGACCCGGGCCGGAGCCGGGGTCGACCTGGAGCTCCGCCAGGCGATCGAGCCGTGGAGCGTGCTCGGCGAGGAGGCCACCGCGGGCGGAACGGCGCGGTACGTCGACTCGTCGACCGAGCGCGTCCAGGTGAAGGTGCACGGCATCGACCCGGACCGCCACCTCGTGACGTGCAACCAGGTGCCCGTGCCACTCGCACCGACGGGGCACCAGGGCGAGTACTACGCCGGTGTGCGCTACCGGGCGTGGCAGCCGTGGTCGGCGCTGCATCCGATGATCCCCATCCACGCCCCGCTCACGTTCGACGTCATCGATGTCGAGGCGGCGGCGAGCCTCGGCGGAGCGACGTACCACGTCGTGCATCCCGGCGGACGGTCGTACGAGCATCCCCCCGTCAACGCCAACGAGGCCGAGGCGCGACGCGCGCGCCGGTTCGAGCGGCACGGCCACACGCCGGGCACGGTCGACGTGTCCGCTCTGCGCGAGACGGCCCGACGGGCCGCGAGCCCCGACTATCCTCGAACCCTCGACCTACGGAGGGTGCCTCAGCCGTGACGGTGCTTCGCGATTACGCCACGACCCTGGCGCAGCCCACGCTCCCCCTCGGCGGCGGCGACCTGGGTGCGGCGCGCTACGACGAGGTCGTCGCGCCCGACGGCACGCTGCGGCCCGCGTGGAAGGGGATCGCCGAGGCCGCGCTCGGCCTCACGCCCGACGAGCTCAAGCGCGTCAACGGCGAGATCACGCGCTTCCTCGCCGACCACGGCGTGCGCTACGTGCAGCGCGGGACGGGCGCCCAGCCCTGGCAGCTCGACCCCGTGCCGCTCGTCATGGAGGCTCCGGCGTGGGCGCGGCTCGAGGTCGGTCTCGCGCAGCGCGCCGAGCTGCTCAACGCGCTCCTCGTCGACCTCTACGGCGACCAGACGCTGCTGCGCACCGGCGTCATCCCCTCCGCCGCGATCTTCGCCCACGCGGGCTACCTGCGGCCGCTCGCCCGGGCGAGCGCGCACGACCCCCAGCCGCTCCTCCTGTCGGCGACCGACCTCGGACGCGACGCGGCGGGCGAGTGGAACGTGCTCGCCGACCGGGTGCAAGCGCCGTCGGGTCTCGGCTACGCGATGGAGAACCGCCGCGTCATCTCGCAGGTCATGCCGGCCCTCTACCAGGAGGGCGACCTGCACCGCATGGAGCCCTACTTCGCGGCTCTGCGGTCGGCCATCCTCAACTCCGCCCCCGAGGGCGTCACCGAGCCGCGGGTCGTCGTGCTGTCGCCGGGCACGCATTCCGAGACCGCCTACGACCAGGCGGCGCTCGCGTCGACCCTCGGCTTCCCCCTCGTGCAGGCGAGCGACCTCACGGTGCGCGGCGGCTGGATCTGGATCAAGCCGCCGGGCTGGCCGAAGTCGGCTCCCGCCGAGCGGGTCGACGTCATCCTGCGTCGCGTCGACGCCGACTGGGCCGACCCGCTCGAGATGCGGGGCAATTCGCGGCTGGGCGTCGCGGGGCTCACGGAGGCTGTGCGCCGCGGGCGCGTGCGGGTCGTGAACGGCCTCGGCGCCGGCGTGCTCGAGAACCCGGCGCTGCTCCCCTTCATGCCCGCGATCTGCCAGGAGCTCCTCGGCGAGCAGCTGCGCCTGCCGTCGCTGCCCACGTGGTGGTGCGGCGACCGCGCCGGGCTCGACATCGTGCTGAGCCGGCTCGGCGAATCCGGCGAGGACTTCGTTGTGCGGAGCATCGACGAGTCGCGCAGCGTCCACGCCGACCTCACGCCCGACGAGCTGCGGGCGCGCATCCTCGCGGCGCCCCACCGGTTCGTCGGCCAGGAGCGCCTGCCGCTCTCCCAGGCCCCCGTGTGGTCGGGCGAGGGGCGGGCGGATGCCCAGCCCGTCGTCGTGCGCGCGTTCACGGTGCGCTACCGCTCGGCGTTCCGCCCCCTCGTGGGCGGCCTCGCGACCGTCATGACGACCGCGGCCTCCCCCGTGACGAAGGACGTCTGGGTGGTCAAGGGCGCACCGGAGGATCCCGATCAGGGGATCGTCGACGTGGCTCCGCTGGAGTTCCGCCCCAGCATCCCGGCCCTCTCGCCGCGCTCGCTGGAGGACATGTTCTGGGCGGGCCGCTACGCGGAGCGCGCGGAAGACCTCCTGCGCCTGCTCCTCACCACCGACGCGCACTTCGAGGAGCTCGCGGCGCCGATCGACTCGGAGCACGGCGTCGCCGCGCGCGCCCTGCTGGGCGTGCTGCAGCGCCTCGCCGGGCGGCGCTCCGCCGAGCCCGAGGAGGAGTTCCGCTCGCTCCTGCTCGACGGCGACCGACCGGGCTCGGCGGCGCAGTCGCTCGACCGTCTGCGCGATGCGCTCGAGGGCGTGCGCGACCAGCTGTCGAACGACACGTGGCGTGTCTTCGCGCACACCGACCGGGCCAAGAAGGCCCTCCGGTCGTCGCAGCGCTCGCACCGAATCACGGAGTCGGCCGGTCGCATGCTCACGGCCGTGCTGTCGCTGCAGGGCGTGACGGCGAGCATGATCCGCGATCCCGGCTGGCACATGATCGAGGCGGGCCGCCATCTCGAGCGGGCGCTGCAGCTGTGCACGCTGCTCAGCTCGACGACGACCGAGCGGTACGGCATCGCGGGCGACCGGGGCGTGCTCGAGGGCGTCCTCACGGCGGCCGAGAGCTCCGTGACGTTCCGCCGCCGCTACCGCGGCAACGTGCGCACGAGCGGCGTGCTCGAGCTGCTGCTCGTCGACCGCGACAACCCGCGATCGCTCGCCTTCGCGTTCCGCGAGCTGCGCACGCACCTCGCCGCCATGCCCGCCTCGACCGGATCGACGCGGCCCGAGCGCCTGCTCGAGCACCTCGAGACGGCCGTCGACAACCTCGATCTCACGGCCCTCGCCACGCCGACGGGCACCCGCCGCCCGCGGCTGCAGCGCTTCTTCGAGGGCACGCGGGCGCAGCTCATGCAGCTCGCCGACTCGATCGGCGACGTGCACTTCGCGAGCGGTCCGCCGCCGCAGAGCCTGTCGTCGCTGTCGCTGACCGAGCTGCGGGGAACGAAGGCATCATGAAGTACGTCGTCTCGCACCGCACCGCCTACGCCTACACGGCGCCCGTCCGCGACAGCCGCGGGCTCTA
This genomic interval carries:
- a CDS encoding circularly permuted type 2 ATP-grasp protein, producing MTVLRDYATTLAQPTLPLGGGDLGAARYDEVVAPDGTLRPAWKGIAEAALGLTPDELKRVNGEITRFLADHGVRYVQRGTGAQPWQLDPVPLVMEAPAWARLEVGLAQRAELLNALLVDLYGDQTLLRTGVIPSAAIFAHAGYLRPLARASAHDPQPLLLSATDLGRDAAGEWNVLADRVQAPSGLGYAMENRRVISQVMPALYQEGDLHRMEPYFAALRSAILNSAPEGVTEPRVVVLSPGTHSETAYDQAALASTLGFPLVQASDLTVRGGWIWIKPPGWPKSAPAERVDVILRRVDADWADPLEMRGNSRLGVAGLTEAVRRGRVRVVNGLGAGVLENPALLPFMPAICQELLGEQLRLPSLPTWWCGDRAGLDIVLSRLGESGEDFVVRSIDESRSVHADLTPDELRARILAAPHRFVGQERLPLSQAPVWSGEGRADAQPVVVRAFTVRYRSAFRPLVGGLATVMTTAASPVTKDVWVVKGAPEDPDQGIVDVAPLEFRPSIPALSPRSLEDMFWAGRYAERAEDLLRLLLTTDAHFEELAAPIDSEHGVAARALLGVLQRLAGRRSAEPEEEFRSLLLDGDRPGSAAQSLDRLRDALEGVRDQLSNDTWRVFAHTDRAKKALRSSQRSHRITESAGRMLTAVLSLQGVTASMIRDPGWHMIEAGRHLERALQLCTLLSSTTTERYGIAGDRGVLEGVLTAAESSVTFRRRYRGNVRTSGVLELLLVDRDNPRSLAFAFRELRTHLAAMPASTGSTRPERLLEHLETAVDNLDLTALATPTGTRRPRLQRFFEGTRAQLMQLADSIGDVHFASGPPPQSLSSLSLTELRGTKAS